The genomic stretch TTCCGTGAATTTGTGCCGGACCATAAATTTTGCTATAGCATCTGCTACCTGGTGAAAGTAGAGAAATATCTGAGTTAAAAATATCAATCAATATCACATCTCGGTAAAATACGGATGCTTTTCCAAGTGAGCCTTACTTTTTCAGGTGCATCCTCATGAACGGCATGACCACACTGATGGAGCACCTGCATCTGGAACTTGCCTGTGGTGAGACAGTGAGATTCAGATTATTTGTGAGGTGATGGATCCGAGTGAGGTCTATACAGATTGTGAATCACAGCACACAATGTCTGTTACaaaatttctgatggaaagtgtaTGCACGTTCAAAGCAAGCAGAATTGAAGCAGTCCACAAATTCCTGATGTGTGATCCTCACCTTGCATCTGTCCGATTGTAAGGTCTTTGTCAAGTCTGTCCACTCCTACGGAGGGAGAGGTTGACAACTGGGTAAGTCAGCcatggaactgtgctgtttaatgACACTTGcaagcaaaaaaaaatatatatactatatacatattatCCTTCAAAAACTCAAAAAGGGTagattaaatgtaaaaaaaaaatttttggctTCTTAATTCTCACTAAACATGCAGAATCCACTGTCAAACTACATAATTTTTGCACCCAATCAAACGTTACCATCTTTGATTTACTGTGAGAATTAAATATTTATTTCAAGTTAAATGAAAACTCCCAAAATTAAAAAACCTGAGTTAATTAGAAGAAAACTAGTGGTTATTTTAAACATCTCACCTGCCAGCAGTAGTAGTTTTGGCACAGAGCAAGATAGAAAGAGGGAAGACAGGCCTACAAACCAGCCCTCCCAGTATTTTTCGGTCTTTGACAAGTCAACTCGCCAGGTAAAGATGCTCTTCTTTATCTACATGGAGAGAATGTCAACCTTCAAATCTACATCcttcacacacccccccccccccacacacaaagcaGGAACAGAATCATAACCTCTTGGTCATCTTCCTTCATTCTTTTGTTGTTGGATTCTTCTTccccttcttcctcctcttcttctattATGACTTCGCCGATGCTATTAGAGACACCTTGACTGCTGATGGGTTCCTCCCGTCTGTCAAAGTTGAGACAGAGCAAAGTATAATGCACAGGCATGAGGTGTGAACACCGAAACTTTCTATTTACAGACTGGAAAGGTAGACATACTTTTTCACTTGGCCTCCCATGGACACCCGTGCTGACTCAATGTTTCGAATCTGTCCACTCTTCACACTGTCACAGAAGGAAAAACTTTGGGTTAATTGCACATGCTTTCCTCTGCCCTGGAACTGGTTAATTTTGAGTTATGGTGGAATCTTTCTTATCTTAGTGCCTGGGGAATGGAAGGCAGTTGGTACTTTTAAATTAAATACTGAACAGTTAATGTCAGCCCACACTGAGATAAGAGTAcccaaaatatgaaaaaaaaatggaaTCATTTTTCTGACATTCCCCAATTGCACAATAACCTAATCTGTCATGTCATCTAATCAGATTTAATTATGTATTCAAATCAGTCATTTTATATTTTCACCTTTTTTTTGGGAAATTAATATTTTACCTCCACTCGATGGCATTCTCCAGAGACTTAAAAGTCTTTGGGCGACTCCTGAGGAAATTCTGCATGCTGTTCAGAGCATCCATTGCTGTGCCTAAAGGTAGGGAAAAAGATTGTAAATAAAATGTAGGGAAAAAGATTGTAAATAATGTACTAATTGCAATATTAATCAT from Lampris incognitus isolate fLamInc1 chromosome 8, fLamInc1.hap2, whole genome shotgun sequence encodes the following:
- the ppme1 gene encoding protein phosphatase methylesterase 1 encodes the protein MEKQLHLNLLASRPPIAGGLQSGSKMRMGPGRKRDFSPLPWSHYFETMEDVEVENDNGKDVFRIYSSGSHGPVLLLLHGGGHSALSWAVFTSVICSRINCRVVAMDLRAHGDTKVKNSEDLSADSMAKDIGKVVEGLYGENPPPIMIIGHSMGGAIAVHTAAANHIPSLLGLCVIDVVEGTAMDALNSMQNFLRSRPKTFKSLENAIEWSVKSGQIRNIESARVSMGGQVKKREEPISSQGVSNSIGEVIIEEEEEEGEEESNNKRMKEDDQEIKKSIFTWRVDLSKTEKYWEGWFVGLSSLFLSCSVPKLLLLAGVDRLDKDLTIGQMQGKFQMQVLHQCGHAVHEDAPEKVADAIAKFMVRHKFTEFKEGYLC